A region of the Pseudomonas sp. A34-9 genome:
GTAGCCTTGCATCGGGATGATTTCGTCTTTGAACTTGCCTTCCACGGTGGCCTTGTGGGCCAACTGGTGGGAACGCACGCCGAAAGCGTCTTGCTGCTCGCGAGTGATGCCGTGCATTTTGCCCAGCATTTCCGCGGTCAGGCCCATCATGCCCGAGGCTTTCGCCGCGTACAGCGACATGTGCGGGTTCGGATCGACACCGTGCATCATGCTCACGTGGCCCATATGCTCGACGCCACCAACCACGAACACGTCACCGTTGCCGGTCATGATCGCTTGCGCAGCGGTGTGCAGTGCGCTCATCGACGAGCCACACAGACGGCTGACGGTCTGGCCGGCCGAAGTGTGCGGGATCTGGGTCATCAGCGACGCCATGCGCGCGATGTTCCAGCCCTGCTCCAGGGTCTGGTTGACGCAGCCCCAGATCACGTCCTCGACTTCAGCAGGATCGACCTTGACGTTGCGTTCCAGCAATTTGCTGATCAGGTGCGCCGACATGTCTTCAGCACGGGTGTTGCGGTGCATGCCGCCCTTGGAGCGGCCCATCGGAGTACGACCGAAGTCGACAATCACGACGTCTCTAGGATTCAAGCTCATAAGTTCACTCTCACTCTAGTTGGGGGCGCTTAACCGAAGAAGCTCTGGCCGGTTTTGGCCATTTCACGCAGCTTCGCGGTCGGGTGGTACAGCGCGCCCAAATCAGCGTACTGGTCAGCCAGGGCAACGAACTCGGCAACACCGATAGAATCGATGTAGCGCAGCGCACCGCCACGGAATGGAGGGAAACCGATACCGTAGACCAGACCCATGTCGGCTTCGGCGGCGGTTTCAACGATACCGTCTTCCAGGCAACGCACGGTTTCCAGGCACAGCGGGATCATCATCCAGTTGATGATGTCTTCGTCAGTGACTTCGCGCTGCTCGTAAACGATCGGCTTGAGCACTTCCAGCACCGACGGATCGGCGACTTTCTTCTGCTTGCCTTTCTTGTCGGCCTCGTAGGCGTAGAAGCCCTTGCCGTTCTTCTGGCCCAGGCGCTTGGCTTCGTAAAGCACATCGATGGCCGAACGACGGTCATCCTTCATGCGATCCGGGAAGCCTTCAGCCATCACGTCACGACCATGGTGACCGGTGTCGATGCCGACCACGTCCATCAGGTATGCCGGGCCCATCGGCCAGCCGAATTTTTCCATGACCTTGTCGATACGGACGAAGTCCACACCGGCGCTGACCAGCTTGGCGAAACCGCCGAAGTACGGGAACAGTACGCGGTTGACCAGGAAGCCCGGGCAGTCGTTGACGACGATCGGGTTCTTGCCCATTTTCTTGGCGTAGGCAACGGTAGTGGCAACGGCCAGCTCGCTGGACTTCTCACCACGGATCACTTCCACCAGCGGCATCATGTGCACCGGGTTGAAGAAGTGCATGCCGACGAAGTTTTCCGGACGCTTGAGGGCCTTGGCCAGCAGGCTGATGGAAATGGTCGAGGTGTTGGACGCGAGGATGGTGTCCTCTTTGACCTGACCTTCGACTTCAGCCAATACGGCTTGTTTGACCTTTGGGTTCTCGACCACGGCTTCGACCACCAGATCGACGTGACCGAAGTCGCCGTAGGACAGG
Encoded here:
- the fadA gene encoding acetyl-CoA C-acyltransferase FadA, which gives rise to MSLNPRDVVIVDFGRTPMGRSKGGMHRNTRAEDMSAHLISKLLERNVKVDPAEVEDVIWGCVNQTLEQGWNIARMASLMTQIPHTSAGQTVSRLCGSSMSALHTAAQAIMTGNGDVFVVGGVEHMGHVSMMHGVDPNPHMSLYAAKASGMMGLTAEMLGKMHGITREQQDAFGVRSHQLAHKATVEGKFKDEIIPMQGYDENGFLKLFDYDETIRPETTLESLAALKPAFNPKGGTVTAGTSSQITDGASCMIVMSAQRAQDLGIQPMAVIRSMAVAGVDPAIMGYGPVPATQKALKRAGLGINDIDFFELNEAFAAQALPVLKDLKVLDKMNEKVNLHGGAIALGHPFGCSGARISGTLLNVMKQNSGTFGVATMCIGLGQGISTVFERV